One genomic region from Phragmites australis chromosome 1, lpPhrAust1.1, whole genome shotgun sequence encodes:
- the LOC133888548 gene encoding histone-lysine N-methyltransferase ATX4-like, with protein MVSYCAFHSTPDPDNVLVVKTPEGVFSTKFLLQSSEKQTATRLVRKENHPEKVLPAKISDCPAARCLTYEMLKNKKEPQEAIAHRIMGPQQHSQDLIEALNTCMDHNDDQLFSTFKERLCYLQKTENKRVSCGLSGIHGWGLFAARKIQEGQMVYHVKSNFLC; from the exons ATGGTTTCCTACTGTGCTTTTCACAG TACTCCCGACCCAGACAATGTGTTGGTAGTGAAGACACCTGAAGGAGTTTTCTCTACCAAATTTTTGCTCCAAAGTAGTGAGAAACAGACTGCTACAAGACTTGTCAGGAAGGAAAATCACCCAGAGAAGGTGCTTCCTGCTAAAATTTCTGACTGTCCAGCTGCAAGGTGCCTAACTTATGAAATGCTGAAAAACAAG AAAGAACCACAAGAGGCAATTGCACACCGAATAATGGGACCACAACAACATTCCCAAGATTTGATCGAGGCTTTAAACACATGCATG GATCATAATGATGACCAACTATTTTCTACGTTTAAAGAACGGCTTTGTTACTTACAG AAAACTGAAAATAAGAGGGTCTCTTGTGGTTTATCTGGAATACATGGATGGGGTCTCTTTGCTGCTAGGAAAATTCAAGAGGGGCAAATGGTATATCATGTCAAGTCAAATTTTCTATGTTAA
- the LOC133914369 gene encoding ELF3-like protein 2 isoform X1, producing the protein MTRGGGGKAEEQGKVMGPLFPRLHVSDAGKGGGLRAPPRNKMALYEQFTVPSNRFSSSASTRAGRGSLVPSTSASQVYGYDRPLFQAFDAPSNEPARSSEKIKGNSINGQSNSTRRESGRLSSQTKINDVYAARSIAECTSQHRVGSIIKNSSGKKMANDDEFMVPSICSPSFPQHSIQGHAGVQEQLKPLCATNPHKNPAMSKSSAKCDNAVSRHLEGVNVSDMRSLSSPKVNEKEPVQVAKSVQVEEKNLSIQAPKDKCSNKDAKVCSKRDKASDTNSSDNLHLVNSRRQRTSMNGSSMKTQNPTATKNTVSCKPCTDFNDCNRNSNLLEGSLREAGAKRKRSLRHHDVGQNDDLSDSVECIPGWEISPDEIVGAIGPKHFWKARKTIQNQQRVFAVQVFELHKLIKQVQKLIAASPHLLIEGDPCLGNVLAGKKNKLPKGNLKAQTLSIANKDDIQPTLEQPELSKENTEGNLPSPSRDDVLGGNHHDQAAMNEAFSSNPPAMPAAPDNKQNNWCMNPPQNQWLVPVMSPSEGLVYKPYTGPCPPVGSLLTPFYPNCTPLSLPSTAYGFPMPHQPQHMAPPGASAMPMNYNYFPPFSLPVMNPVAPASTVEQGSDAAASQPNGHVEQQSRISCNMSHPSGIWRFHASRDSEPQVSSTSSPFDRLQGDGSGPVSFFPAASVQNAKPQPSSGIQDKQSHVIRVVPHNAQTASKSAAWIFRSIQMERQQNGS; encoded by the exons ATGACGAGGGGAGGTGGAGGGAAGGCGGAAGAGCAGGGGAAGGTGATGGGGCCGCTGTTCCCGCGGCTCCACGTCAGCGACGCCGGCAAGGGCGGCGGGCTGCGGGCGCCGCCCAGGAACAAGATGGCGCTATACGAGCAGTTCACCGTGCCGTCCAACCGCTTCAGCTCCTCCGCCTCGACACGCGCCGGCAGGGGCAGCCTCGTGCCCTCGACGTCGGCGAGCCAG GTTTATGGGTATGACAGGCCTCTGTTCCAGGCCTTTGATGCGCCTTCAAATGAACCTGCTCGTTCATCTGAAAAGATAAAAGGAAACTCTATTAACGGGCAGTCTAATAGTACAAGGAGAGAATCTGGAAGGCTATCCTCACAGACCAAGATCAATGACGTTTATGCTGCAAGATCAATTGCTGAGTGCACCTCACAGCATAGAGTGGGCAGCATCATCAAGAATTCTTCTGGGAAGAAAATGGCCAATGATGACGAATTTATGGTTCCTTCAATCTGTTCTCCCAGTTTTCCTCAACATTCTATTCAAGGGCATGCAGGGGTTCAAGAGCAATTGAAACCCCTATGTGCTACAAATCCACACAAAAATCCTGCAATGTCCAAATCATCTGCAAAATGTGACAACGCTGTGAGCAGGCACTTGGAGGGAGTCAATGTTTCTGATATGAGATCACTGAGCTCTCCAAAAGTTAATGAGAAAGAACCAGTGCAAGTAGCGAAAAGTGTGCAAGTTGAAGAAAAGAATTTATCAATTCAGGCACCCAAAGATAAGTGTAGCAACAAAGATGCTAAAGTATGTTCAAAGAGGGATAAGGCGAGTGATACAAATAGTTCTGATAACCTACATCTTGTAAATAGTAGGCGTCAACGTACAAGCATGAATGGAAGTTCCATGAAAACACAGAACCCTACAGCAACTAAAAATACAGTTTCCTGTAAACCATGTACTGATTTCAATGACTGTAACCGGAATTCTAATTTACTGGAAGGAAGTTTAAGGGAAGCTGGCGCAAAGAGAAAACGGTCACTAAGACATCATGATGTAGGGCAAAATGATGATTTATCGGACTCAGTGGAATGTATACCTGGGTGGGAGATTTCTCCAGATGAAATTGTTGGTGCTATTGGTCCTAAGCATTTCTGGAAGGCAAGAAAAACTATCCAGAA TCAGCAGAGGGTTTTTGCTGTCCAAGTATTCGAGCTGCATAAGTTGATAAAA CAGGTGCAGAAGCTAATTGCAGCATCTCCACATCTGCTTATTGAAGGTGATCCTTGCCTTGGCAATGTCTTAGCgggaaagaagaacaagctgCCTAAAGGAAATCTGAAAGCGCAAACCTTGTCAATCGCAAACAAGGATGATATTCAGCCAACACTAGAGCAACCAGAATTATCAAAAGAAAACACTGAAGGAAACTTGCCGTCCCCTTCTCGTGATGATGTGCTTGGCGGCAACCATCATGATCAAGCAGCAATGAATGAAGCTTTTTCTAGCAACCCTCCAGCTATGCCTGCTGCTCCTGACAACAAACAGAATAACTGGTGCATGAATCCACCACAAAACCAGTGGCTTGTCCCAGTTATGTCTCCTTCTGAAGGTCTTGTCTATAAGCCTTATACTGGGCCGTGCCCTCCAGTTGGAAGTTTGTTGACGCCATTTTATCCCAACTGTACTCCTCTAAGCCTCCCTTCTACAGCATATGGTTTTCCTATGCCTCACCAGCCACAACATATGGCCCCTCCTGGTGCTTCTGCCATGCCTATGAACTACAACTACTTCCCGCCTTTCAGTTTGCCAGTGATGAACCCAGTGGCACCAGCATCTACAGTTGAGCAAGGGAGCGATGCTGCTGCCTCACAGCCTAATGGGCACGTAGAACAACAGTCGCGGATCTCATGTAACATGTCGCACCCAAGTGGCATTTGGAGATTTCATGCATCAAGGGACAGTGAGCCGCAAGTCAGCAGCACCAGCAGCCCTTTTGACAGGCTTCAAGGTGATGGTAGTGGCCCAGTGTCATTCTTTCCTGCTGCTTCAGTTCAGAATGCCAAGCCTCAGCCCTCATCTGGAATCCAGGACAAGCAAAGCCATGTGATCAGGGTTGTTCCGCATAACGCACAGACTGCTTCAAAGTCAGCAGCATGGATTTTCCGGTCAATACAGATGGAGAGGCAGCAAAACGGCTCGTAG
- the LOC133914369 gene encoding ELF3-like protein 2 isoform X2, with protein MTRGGGGKAEEQGKVMGPLFPRLHVSDAGKGGGLRAPPRNKMALYEQFTVPSNRFSSSASTRAGRGSLVPSTSASQVYGYDRPLFQAFDAPSNEPARSSEKIKGNSINGQSNSTRRESGRLSSQTKINDVYAARSIAECTSQHRVGSIIKNSSGKKMANDDEFMVPSICSPSFPQHSIQGHAGVQEQLKPLCATNPHKNPAMSKSSAKCDNAVSRHLEGVNVSDMRSLSSPKVNEKEPVQVAKSVQVEEKNLSIQAPKDKCSNKDAKVCSKRDKASDTNSSDNLHLVNSRRQRTSMNGSSMKTQNPTATKNTVSCKPCTDFNDCNRNSNLLEGSLREAGAKRKRSLRHHDVGQNDDLSDSVECIPGWEISPDEIVGAIGPKHFWKARKTIQNQQRVFAVQVFELHKLIKVQKLIAASPHLLIEGDPCLGNVLAGKKNKLPKGNLKAQTLSIANKDDIQPTLEQPELSKENTEGNLPSPSRDDVLGGNHHDQAAMNEAFSSNPPAMPAAPDNKQNNWCMNPPQNQWLVPVMSPSEGLVYKPYTGPCPPVGSLLTPFYPNCTPLSLPSTAYGFPMPHQPQHMAPPGASAMPMNYNYFPPFSLPVMNPVAPASTVEQGSDAAASQPNGHVEQQSRISCNMSHPSGIWRFHASRDSEPQVSSTSSPFDRLQGDGSGPVSFFPAASVQNAKPQPSSGIQDKQSHVIRVVPHNAQTASKSAAWIFRSIQMERQQNGS; from the exons ATGACGAGGGGAGGTGGAGGGAAGGCGGAAGAGCAGGGGAAGGTGATGGGGCCGCTGTTCCCGCGGCTCCACGTCAGCGACGCCGGCAAGGGCGGCGGGCTGCGGGCGCCGCCCAGGAACAAGATGGCGCTATACGAGCAGTTCACCGTGCCGTCCAACCGCTTCAGCTCCTCCGCCTCGACACGCGCCGGCAGGGGCAGCCTCGTGCCCTCGACGTCGGCGAGCCAG GTTTATGGGTATGACAGGCCTCTGTTCCAGGCCTTTGATGCGCCTTCAAATGAACCTGCTCGTTCATCTGAAAAGATAAAAGGAAACTCTATTAACGGGCAGTCTAATAGTACAAGGAGAGAATCTGGAAGGCTATCCTCACAGACCAAGATCAATGACGTTTATGCTGCAAGATCAATTGCTGAGTGCACCTCACAGCATAGAGTGGGCAGCATCATCAAGAATTCTTCTGGGAAGAAAATGGCCAATGATGACGAATTTATGGTTCCTTCAATCTGTTCTCCCAGTTTTCCTCAACATTCTATTCAAGGGCATGCAGGGGTTCAAGAGCAATTGAAACCCCTATGTGCTACAAATCCACACAAAAATCCTGCAATGTCCAAATCATCTGCAAAATGTGACAACGCTGTGAGCAGGCACTTGGAGGGAGTCAATGTTTCTGATATGAGATCACTGAGCTCTCCAAAAGTTAATGAGAAAGAACCAGTGCAAGTAGCGAAAAGTGTGCAAGTTGAAGAAAAGAATTTATCAATTCAGGCACCCAAAGATAAGTGTAGCAACAAAGATGCTAAAGTATGTTCAAAGAGGGATAAGGCGAGTGATACAAATAGTTCTGATAACCTACATCTTGTAAATAGTAGGCGTCAACGTACAAGCATGAATGGAAGTTCCATGAAAACACAGAACCCTACAGCAACTAAAAATACAGTTTCCTGTAAACCATGTACTGATTTCAATGACTGTAACCGGAATTCTAATTTACTGGAAGGAAGTTTAAGGGAAGCTGGCGCAAAGAGAAAACGGTCACTAAGACATCATGATGTAGGGCAAAATGATGATTTATCGGACTCAGTGGAATGTATACCTGGGTGGGAGATTTCTCCAGATGAAATTGTTGGTGCTATTGGTCCTAAGCATTTCTGGAAGGCAAGAAAAACTATCCAGAA TCAGCAGAGGGTTTTTGCTGTCCAAGTATTCGAGCTGCATAAGTTGATAAAA GTGCAGAAGCTAATTGCAGCATCTCCACATCTGCTTATTGAAGGTGATCCTTGCCTTGGCAATGTCTTAGCgggaaagaagaacaagctgCCTAAAGGAAATCTGAAAGCGCAAACCTTGTCAATCGCAAACAAGGATGATATTCAGCCAACACTAGAGCAACCAGAATTATCAAAAGAAAACACTGAAGGAAACTTGCCGTCCCCTTCTCGTGATGATGTGCTTGGCGGCAACCATCATGATCAAGCAGCAATGAATGAAGCTTTTTCTAGCAACCCTCCAGCTATGCCTGCTGCTCCTGACAACAAACAGAATAACTGGTGCATGAATCCACCACAAAACCAGTGGCTTGTCCCAGTTATGTCTCCTTCTGAAGGTCTTGTCTATAAGCCTTATACTGGGCCGTGCCCTCCAGTTGGAAGTTTGTTGACGCCATTTTATCCCAACTGTACTCCTCTAAGCCTCCCTTCTACAGCATATGGTTTTCCTATGCCTCACCAGCCACAACATATGGCCCCTCCTGGTGCTTCTGCCATGCCTATGAACTACAACTACTTCCCGCCTTTCAGTTTGCCAGTGATGAACCCAGTGGCACCAGCATCTACAGTTGAGCAAGGGAGCGATGCTGCTGCCTCACAGCCTAATGGGCACGTAGAACAACAGTCGCGGATCTCATGTAACATGTCGCACCCAAGTGGCATTTGGAGATTTCATGCATCAAGGGACAGTGAGCCGCAAGTCAGCAGCACCAGCAGCCCTTTTGACAGGCTTCAAGGTGATGGTAGTGGCCCAGTGTCATTCTTTCCTGCTGCTTCAGTTCAGAATGCCAAGCCTCAGCCCTCATCTGGAATCCAGGACAAGCAAAGCCATGTGATCAGGGTTGTTCCGCATAACGCACAGACTGCTTCAAAGTCAGCAGCATGGATTTTCCGGTCAATACAGATGGAGAGGCAGCAAAACGGCTCGTAG